In Croceicoccus sp. Ery15, a genomic segment contains:
- a CDS encoding ParB/Srx family N-terminal domain-containing protein — protein MTKIVQIETSAAEPVSGIEIFVPLNKLKKSPKNARKVPHGEAAIEALAASIQHKGMIQNLVVEPETKDGVPTGCYFVTAGEGRRLAQLLRAKRKQIKRTQPIRCYLDTENDAAEISLDENVTRTPMHPADQFERFHELSRDKGWGAEEIGARFGVSPDVVKRRLRLGAISPKLMDVYRQDGLTLDQLAAFTITDDHARQEQVFENLSWNKEPWIIRRDLTASNIPATDRRAVFIGADAYVEAGGTIIRDLFTEDDGGFFEDAGLLDTLVVERLREIAGEVLAEGWKWGEVSIDFPHGHGMRRYYPQHIALSDKDEVRLSEAAEAHDALIEGYDSYEDMPEAVAAKAQALSDEIDALCAKRSAYDPAVIERGGVFVSLGSTGEVKIERGYVRAEDEPQPEADPEDDSDGIRVEDGGANEHDEDADEEVELGEADAGKPISDSLIRDLTAHRTLGLRLALGEQPDMAMVALTHALVLDLFYHGFGKSCLTVTAKSEDLTTHAEGIANTEAGEALAARHDQWGEQLPGETADLWSFLAGLDAESRTALLAHCVSLTVNAVKVPWERPVTRIEAADGLAQAIGLDMTATWTANTRSYFGRVTKAHIAQAVSEAISPEAAERIQPLKKEAMADEAERLVAGTGWLPTVLQTVEPEAEAPEAVEVKEEDFETDAQPSEAEAPNTEAQDGGDMVEPLEGEQSHYAVAAE, from the coding sequence ATGACCAAGATTGTTCAGATCGAAACCAGTGCCGCCGAGCCGGTGTCGGGCATCGAGATTTTCGTGCCCCTCAACAAGCTCAAGAAGTCGCCGAAGAATGCGCGAAAGGTGCCGCACGGCGAGGCAGCGATCGAGGCGCTGGCGGCGTCCATCCAGCACAAGGGGATGATCCAGAACCTTGTCGTGGAACCGGAGACGAAGGACGGCGTGCCGACCGGCTGCTATTTCGTCACCGCTGGCGAGGGCCGGAGGCTGGCGCAGTTGCTGCGCGCCAAGCGCAAGCAGATAAAACGGACGCAGCCCATCCGCTGCTATCTCGACACCGAGAACGACGCGGCGGAGATCAGCCTTGACGAGAATGTCACCCGGACGCCGATGCACCCCGCCGACCAGTTCGAGCGGTTCCATGAACTGTCCCGCGACAAGGGATGGGGTGCGGAGGAAATCGGTGCGCGGTTCGGCGTGTCCCCTGATGTGGTGAAGCGGCGGCTGCGTCTCGGTGCGATCAGCCCGAAGCTGATGGATGTGTATCGGCAAGACGGCCTTACGCTCGACCAACTGGCCGCGTTCACCATCACCGACGACCATGCCCGGCAGGAGCAGGTCTTCGAGAACCTGTCATGGAACAAGGAGCCGTGGATCATCCGGCGCGATCTTACCGCAAGCAATATCCCGGCGACTGACCGGCGGGCGGTGTTTATCGGGGCGGACGCCTATGTCGAGGCGGGCGGCACGATCATCCGTGACCTGTTCACCGAGGATGACGGTGGTTTCTTCGAGGATGCAGGCTTGCTCGATACGCTTGTGGTGGAGCGGTTGCGCGAGATCGCCGGGGAGGTTCTGGCCGAGGGCTGGAAATGGGGCGAGGTCAGCATCGACTTCCCCCACGGTCATGGGATGCGGCGTTATTATCCGCAGCATATCGCCCTGTCCGATAAGGACGAGGTGCGGCTGTCGGAGGCAGCGGAAGCCCATGATGCGCTGATCGAAGGCTATGACTCTTATGAGGACATGCCCGAGGCCGTGGCGGCGAAGGCGCAGGCGTTGAGCGACGAGATCGATGCGCTCTGCGCCAAGCGTTCTGCCTATGATCCTGCGGTGATCGAGCGTGGCGGCGTTTTCGTTTCGCTCGGCTCCACCGGCGAGGTGAAGATCGAGCGCGGTTATGTCCGTGCCGAGGACGAGCCGCAGCCGGAAGCGGACCCGGAGGACGACAGCGACGGCATCCGTGTGGAGGACGGCGGAGCCAACGAACACGACGAGGATGCGGACGAAGAAGTGGAATTGGGGGAGGCCGACGCGGGCAAGCCCATTTCCGACAGCCTCATTCGTGACCTCACGGCGCATCGGACGCTCGGCCTTCGTCTGGCCCTTGGCGAGCAGCCCGACATGGCGATGGTCGCGTTGACCCACGCGCTGGTGCTGGACCTGTTCTATCATGGGTTCGGCAAGTCCTGTCTCACCGTCACCGCCAAGAGCGAAGACCTCACCACCCACGCCGAGGGCATCGCGAACACCGAGGCGGGCGAGGCGCTGGCGGCGCGGCATGACCAGTGGGGCGAGCAGCTTCCGGGTGAGACGGCGGACCTGTGGTCGTTTCTCGCCGGGCTGGACGCCGAAAGCCGCACCGCATTGCTGGCGCATTGCGTGTCGCTCACCGTCAATGCGGTGAAGGTGCCGTGGGAACGTCCCGTCACCCGCATCGAGGCGGCGGACGGGCTGGCGCAGGCCATCGGGCTCGACATGACGGCGACGTGGACCGCGAACACGCGTAGCTATTTCGGGCGCGTCACCAAGGCTCATATCGCGCAGGCGGTGAGCGAGGCCATCTCCCCGGAGGCAGCGGAGCGCATCCAGCCGTTGAAGAAGGAAGCAATGGCCGACGAGGCGGAGCGGCTTGTCGCCGGAACGGGATGGTTGCCAACTGTGTTGCAAACCGTCGAGCCGGAAGCCGAAGCGCCGGAGGCCGTGGAGGTGAAGGAGGAGGATTTCGAGACGGACGCGCAGCCGTCCGAAGCGGAGGCCCCCAATACCGAAGCGCAGGACGGCGGGGATATGGTGGAGCCGTTGGAAGGCGAGCAGTCGCACTATGCGGTAGCCGCTGAATAG
- a CDS encoding S8 family peptidase: MAQHDRPHLDISGLAHSVAFKSPGSNARQRPLIRIREDHGQRLIAELASAFQQAEQARQRPDGVALLPPPDGTFLEVELSPQAGPTTLERTREKTRQGAVTFTEQGARRIALFVPDDMRDTLEAVFQDYTFGPLNERTGSPKGKTRVETIEHIREARIRTFWRDDPAALPEDPQAEMWWSLWCFRDRVDRVLEAAAQLGLHVGEGDTFLRFPETIVVPVYGRRAAIELLLFATGGIAELRRASDNPHVFTHDLRDEARAFIEDLAERTIWPGREAPAICLLDTGVNRAHPLIEPALAVEDLLSVDPAWGGDDHAPGSGHGTGMAGLALHGDLVAPLADQEQRRLTHRLESVKILPPAGFPPNDPHAYGPITQGAIARAEIQNPDRARMFCMAVTNGGRSGADATAWSAAIDQAAAGAESEDQENPAPKRLIVLAAGNVPDHADPAEIADTDAFPAEDPCQAWNALAIGGYTEKSQIAEAGYEGWTPMATVGAGSPYSRTSYLWRSGQSPFKPDLVFEAGNRAISPAKTEAIAGLDSLSLLTTARDVGQRPLDSFWATSAATAQAARLAAQIAADDPDYWPETIRALMVHSARWTPPMTEAIAACAAKRDKADCLRRYGYGLPGLARARASAINDLALVAQREIQPFRKEASGVRFNEAHVYPLPWPRQILEDLDNLRVRLKVTLSYFIEPNPSFATAIDPARYQSFGLRFDLKRSRETTANFLRRNNAEGREENDPRPVNENNDGWLFGERAISAGSLHVDIWEGPAVELAARNMLYIHPITGWWRERTGLKRFNDRARYALIVSLETPEAEVDLYTPIETAIPTLIGVEIEG, encoded by the coding sequence GTGGCGCAACACGACCGACCGCATCTCGACATTTCGGGACTGGCTCACAGCGTTGCGTTCAAATCTCCGGGCAGCAATGCCCGGCAGCGCCCGCTCATCCGCATCCGCGAGGACCACGGCCAGCGCTTGATCGCCGAACTCGCTTCGGCCTTTCAACAGGCCGAACAGGCCCGACAGAGGCCGGACGGCGTTGCGCTCCTTCCTCCGCCGGACGGCACTTTCCTTGAAGTGGAGCTGTCGCCGCAAGCCGGCCCGACCACGCTCGAACGCACGCGGGAGAAAACCCGGCAAGGCGCTGTGACCTTCACCGAACAAGGCGCGCGTCGCATCGCCTTGTTCGTGCCCGACGACATGCGCGACACGCTCGAAGCGGTGTTCCAGGATTACACTTTCGGGCCGCTCAACGAGCGCACCGGCTCGCCCAAAGGGAAAACCCGCGTCGAGACGATCGAGCATATCCGCGAAGCGCGCATCCGCACCTTCTGGCGGGACGATCCCGCCGCATTGCCTGAAGACCCTCAAGCGGAAATGTGGTGGTCGCTGTGGTGCTTCCGCGACAGGGTTGACCGCGTTCTCGAAGCCGCCGCCCAGCTTGGGCTCCATGTCGGCGAGGGCGACACCTTCCTGCGCTTTCCCGAAACCATCGTCGTTCCAGTCTATGGTCGCCGTGCCGCGATCGAGTTGTTGCTGTTCGCCACTGGCGGCATTGCCGAGCTGCGGCGCGCCAGCGACAATCCTCATGTTTTCACCCATGACCTGCGCGACGAGGCGCGCGCGTTCATCGAAGACCTTGCCGAACGGACGATCTGGCCCGGCCGCGAGGCGCCGGCCATCTGCCTCCTCGATACCGGCGTCAATCGTGCCCATCCGCTCATCGAGCCCGCCCTGGCGGTCGAAGACCTCTTGAGCGTCGATCCCGCCTGGGGCGGTGACGATCATGCGCCAGGCTCCGGCCACGGCACCGGCATGGCGGGATTGGCGCTGCACGGCGACCTCGTGGCGCCCTTGGCCGATCAGGAACAGCGACGCCTTACCCACCGACTGGAGTCGGTCAAAATCCTGCCGCCCGCAGGTTTTCCCCCAAACGACCCGCACGCTTACGGTCCCATCACCCAAGGCGCCATCGCACGCGCCGAAATCCAGAACCCTGACCGAGCGCGTATGTTCTGCATGGCCGTTACCAATGGTGGACGTAGCGGTGCCGACGCGACTGCATGGAGCGCCGCCATCGACCAGGCCGCGGCCGGCGCCGAATCCGAGGATCAGGAGAACCCGGCGCCCAAGAGGCTCATCGTCCTCGCCGCCGGCAATGTCCCCGACCACGCCGATCCGGCTGAGATCGCGGACACCGATGCCTTTCCGGCCGAAGATCCCTGTCAGGCTTGGAATGCGCTTGCGATCGGCGGCTACACCGAAAAGAGCCAGATCGCGGAAGCCGGCTACGAGGGCTGGACGCCGATGGCGACCGTCGGCGCCGGAAGCCCCTACAGCCGCACCTCCTACCTCTGGCGCTCGGGCCAATCGCCGTTCAAGCCCGACCTCGTGTTCGAGGCAGGCAACCGGGCGATCAGCCCCGCGAAAACTGAAGCGATTGCCGGCCTCGACTCTCTTTCGCTTCTGACCACCGCGCGCGATGTCGGTCAGCGCCCGCTCGACAGCTTCTGGGCGACCAGCGCGGCGACCGCGCAGGCGGCCCGCTTAGCCGCGCAGATCGCGGCAGACGATCCCGACTATTGGCCGGAAACCATCCGGGCGCTGATGGTCCATAGTGCGCGCTGGACCCCGCCCATGACCGAGGCCATCGCTGCCTGCGCGGCCAAGCGCGACAAGGCGGATTGTCTCCGCCGCTATGGTTACGGCCTTCCCGGCCTTGCCCGCGCTCGCGCATCCGCGATCAACGATCTCGCGCTTGTCGCCCAAAGGGAGATTCAGCCCTTCCGCAAGGAGGCGTCAGGCGTCCGCTTCAACGAGGCCCATGTCTATCCGCTGCCCTGGCCACGCCAGATTCTCGAAGACCTCGACAATCTGCGTGTGCGGCTGAAGGTGACGCTCTCCTATTTCATCGAGCCCAATCCCAGTTTCGCCACGGCAATCGACCCGGCGCGCTACCAATCCTTCGGCCTTCGCTTTGACTTGAAACGGTCGCGGGAGACCACCGCGAACTTCCTGCGCAGGAACAACGCAGAAGGGCGCGAGGAGAATGACCCGCGGCCGGTGAATGAGAATAATGATGGCTGGCTGTTCGGTGAGCGCGCCATCTCGGCCGGATCGCTGCATGTCGACATCTGGGAAGGCCCGGCCGTCGAGCTTGCCGCCCGGAACATGCTTTATATCCACCCGATCACCGGCTGGTGGCGGGAGCGAACCGGGCTCAAGCGCTTCAACGACAGAGCACGTTACGCCTTGATCGTCAGCCTTGAGACGCCGGAAGCGGAAGTCGATCTCTATACTCCGATCGAAACGGCCATCCCGACACTGATCGGCGTCGAAATCGAAGGATAA
- a CDS encoding AAA family ATPase, with protein MSNAKQILAMLRSRAEGDDEQFYSIALQVAAAEARQGRRDTANDLRTAVDTARAARGVSPSIPIVFARPRGDLEGLLDLREPTVTLADVILPAAVSERLGNALLQQRRRDWLREHGKAPNRRLLFVGPPGSGKTMTAEALAGELKLPLFIIRLETLITRFMGETAAKLRLVFDETLRRRAVYLFDEFDAVGGHRTASNDVAEMRRVLNSFLQFMEEKSATDSPLVAATNHPELLDRALLRRFDDVIEFELPSAEQVRAVVKANLKPLKYPRLAWSTIEKAARGLSQAEIARAADEAVKAAILDQRDQIATPDIIARLAERQAMRTAFSAKH; from the coding sequence GTGTCTAATGCCAAACAGATATTGGCCATGCTGCGCAGTCGAGCGGAAGGCGACGACGAGCAGTTCTATTCGATCGCTTTGCAGGTTGCCGCTGCTGAGGCCCGGCAGGGTCGCAGAGACACCGCAAACGACTTGCGCACGGCTGTCGATACGGCGCGCGCCGCGCGCGGTGTCAGCCCATCAATTCCTATCGTTTTCGCCCGCCCGCGCGGTGATCTTGAAGGTCTCCTCGATCTTCGCGAACCTACGGTGACGCTCGCCGACGTGATCCTCCCGGCCGCAGTCTCGGAACGGCTCGGCAATGCTCTTCTCCAGCAACGTCGACGGGACTGGCTGCGCGAGCATGGCAAGGCCCCTAACCGGCGGCTCCTGTTCGTCGGTCCGCCCGGATCGGGCAAGACCATGACCGCCGAAGCCTTGGCTGGCGAGCTGAAGCTGCCGCTCTTCATCATAAGGCTGGAGACGCTCATTACCCGCTTCATGGGTGAGACCGCCGCCAAGCTCAGGCTTGTGTTCGACGAGACCCTGCGCCGCCGCGCCGTCTATCTGTTCGATGAGTTCGATGCCGTAGGCGGGCATCGCACGGCCTCGAACGACGTTGCCGAGATGCGCCGCGTCCTCAACAGCTTCCTTCAGTTCATGGAGGAAAAGAGCGCCACCGATAGTCCGCTCGTGGCGGCAACCAACCATCCCGAATTGCTCGATAGGGCCTTGCTGCGCCGCTTCGACGACGTGATCGAGTTCGAGCTGCCCTCGGCCGAACAGGTGCGGGCCGTGGTCAAGGCCAACCTCAAGCCGCTGAAATATCCCCGCCTGGCTTGGTCCACCATCGAGAAGGCGGCGCGCGGCCTCAGCCAGGCCGAGATTGCGCGCGCAGCCGACGAAGCCGTCAAGGCCGCGATCCTCGACCAGCGCGACCAGATCGCCACGCCCGACATCATCGCTCGCCTCGCCGAGCGCCAAGCGATGCGCACCGCGTTCTCTGCGAAACACTGA
- a CDS encoding site-specific integrase: MTRLTKRTVEALKSNRERDTFLWDSELRGFGVRVKPSGTKTFIIQYRNQEARTRRCVIGQYGVLTVEQARDLAQKKLAAVIDGADPSAERHSVRTGLTIAAVCDWYLAEAEAGRLIGRNRRPIKASSVAGDRSRIELHIKPLIGNRVVSQLKLADIERLQGDIAAGRTARARRTSRGGQTAGGSGVAARAISTLRALLNHARRLGIIEVSPATGVRIMASQKVKRYLSAGEIRHLGKVMTQMEREGEHPAGLAAIRVMLLTGFRRMEVLAMHKAWVQPDDNLVRFPDTKSGPQIRVAGDSAMHVLEAQALSSHSPFIFPADWGDGHFVGVVRVLGRVCARAGLDKVTPHTLRHSFASMAAAQGFSELTISGLLGHAPRGVTQRYVHLDTALIIAADQVAAEIARLLDGGELRSVREIKQARTLAALRAVA, encoded by the coding sequence ATGACCAGACTAACTAAACGCACCGTCGAGGCGCTCAAATCCAACCGAGAGCGCGACACCTTTCTTTGGGACAGCGAACTGCGCGGTTTTGGCGTTCGCGTTAAACCCAGCGGCACCAAAACATTTATCATCCAATATCGAAACCAAGAGGCGAGGACCCGTCGCTGTGTTATAGGCCAATATGGTGTTCTGACTGTCGAGCAAGCCCGCGACCTCGCCCAAAAGAAGCTCGCCGCTGTGATCGACGGGGCCGACCCATCCGCCGAACGGCACTCGGTCCGTACGGGGCTGACAATCGCAGCAGTTTGCGATTGGTATCTTGCCGAGGCCGAAGCCGGTCGGCTGATCGGACGAAACCGCCGCCCCATCAAGGCGTCATCGGTCGCAGGTGATCGAAGCCGTATTGAACTCCACATTAAGCCGCTGATCGGCAATCGCGTGGTCAGCCAATTGAAATTGGCAGATATTGAACGCTTGCAAGGTGATATTGCGGCTGGTCGAACCGCCCGAGCGAGGCGCACAAGCCGAGGTGGGCAAACGGCTGGCGGCTCAGGCGTTGCTGCCCGCGCCATCAGCACGCTTCGCGCTCTACTCAATCACGCCCGCCGCCTCGGCATTATTGAGGTTAGTCCGGCAACAGGCGTGCGCATCATGGCCTCGCAGAAGGTGAAGCGATATCTGAGCGCTGGCGAAATCCGTCACCTTGGCAAGGTGATGACGCAGATGGAACGCGAGGGCGAACACCCGGCCGGCCTCGCTGCGATCCGCGTCATGCTTCTCACCGGTTTTCGCCGCATGGAAGTGCTGGCAATGCACAAGGCATGGGTTCAGCCCGACGACAATCTCGTCCGTTTTCCGGATACCAAGTCCGGTCCGCAGATCCGCGTGGCCGGAGACTCAGCAATGCACGTGCTGGAGGCTCAGGCTTTGTCCAGTCATTCGCCCTTCATCTTCCCGGCGGATTGGGGCGATGGGCATTTCGTAGGCGTCGTTCGGGTGCTGGGCCGAGTCTGCGCGCGTGCAGGCCTGGACAAAGTGACACCGCACACCCTGCGCCACAGCTTTGCCAGCATGGCAGCGGCGCAAGGTTTCAGTGAACTGACCATCTCGGGCCTACTCGGTCACGCCCCGCGCGGCGTAACCCAGCGCTATGTGCACCTGGATACCGCGCTCATCATCGCGGCGGATCAAGTGGCGGCAGAGATTGCGCGACTATTGGACGGTGGCGAGTTGCGGAGCGTGCGGGAGATCAAGCAAGCGCGCACACTGGCAGCTTTGCGTGCAGTTGCATGA
- a CDS encoding HEPN domain-containing protein, with translation MKTDLDHLPPQKQREIERVVQLIFEEFDDAFALAKHEWKKAGRILKVILYGSYARGTWVDEPHTAKGYRSDFDLLIIVNDKRLTDRVKYWAKLDDRLMREYGVTGTLQTPVNFIVHTLQEVNNGLAHGRYFFMDVKEDGVALYQSDDTDLHTPKPKTLEQALAMAQEYFDEWMPSAEQFLIQGNEATKRGWNKKAAFELHQAAERLYHCVLLVCTFYTPHNHNLAFLRTQAERIDPRLTYVWPRETKRDRARFEKLKEAYVKARYSKHYRINKEELDWLGEQVEELGRVVHDVCTERLEKLQADAKSCPDKQ, from the coding sequence ATGAAGACCGACCTCGATCATCTTCCCCCGCAAAAGCAGCGCGAGATCGAGCGCGTCGTGCAGCTTATCTTCGAAGAATTCGACGATGCCTTCGCGCTCGCTAAGCATGAGTGGAAGAAGGCCGGGCGGATACTTAAGGTCATTCTTTACGGCAGCTATGCTCGCGGGACCTGGGTCGACGAGCCTCACACGGCCAAGGGATACCGCTCCGACTTTGATCTTCTGATCATCGTCAACGACAAGCGACTCACTGACAGGGTGAAGTACTGGGCGAAGCTCGATGACCGGCTAATGCGCGAATATGGCGTTACCGGTACGCTCCAGACGCCGGTCAATTTTATCGTGCATACCCTGCAAGAGGTGAATAACGGGCTGGCACATGGGCGCTACTTCTTCATGGATGTGAAGGAGGACGGGGTTGCGCTCTACCAATCCGACGACACCGACCTGCATACGCCCAAGCCGAAGACGCTGGAACAGGCGCTGGCGATGGCTCAGGAGTATTTTGACGAGTGGATGCCGTCAGCCGAGCAGTTTCTCATCCAGGGGAACGAGGCCACGAAAAGAGGCTGGAACAAGAAAGCAGCGTTTGAACTGCACCAAGCGGCTGAGCGCCTTTATCACTGCGTTCTGCTCGTTTGCACCTTCTATACGCCGCATAACCACAATCTTGCATTCCTGCGCACCCAGGCTGAACGGATCGACCCGCGTCTTACTTACGTCTGGCCGCGTGAAACGAAGCGTGATCGCGCACGCTTCGAGAAGCTCAAGGAAGCTTACGTGAAGGCGCGCTACTCGAAGCACTACCGCATCAACAAGGAAGAACTCGATTGGCTCGGTGAGCAAGTCGAAGAGCTGGGTCGCGTCGTCCACGATGTATGCACAGAACGCCTCGAAAAGCTTCAAGCCGATGCCAAATCGTGCCCGGATAAGCAGTAG
- a CDS encoding cobalamin-binding protein, whose amino-acid sequence MAQPRIVSLLPSATEIAVALGLGESLVGRSHECDYPLFVKALPVVTSTRLEKGLTSRQIDDRIQEIVRQGLSVYEVDTALLRDLRPDLILTQSQCAVCAVTPADLEEALGDWIGTAPTLLSLAPDTLEDVWSDFAKVAEAAGIPERASSVVGDLKERMSGLSRSSAERMDRPRVAAIEWIDPLMAAGNWVPELIEAAGGHPLFARAGEHSSWLNWDDLIAADPDLIVAMPCGYLLPQTLADLGSLVDHFGWKDLTAVRKGKVFAVDGHHLFNRPGPRLVESAELIAQLVGATPTQALEMGRDWISIDGV is encoded by the coding sequence ATGGCGCAGCCGCGCATCGTGTCCCTCCTGCCGAGCGCGACCGAAATCGCCGTCGCACTCGGATTGGGAGAGAGCCTCGTCGGTCGCTCGCACGAATGCGATTATCCGCTTTTCGTAAAGGCATTGCCGGTCGTCACGTCGACCAGACTCGAGAAAGGACTGACGTCGCGGCAGATCGACGACCGGATCCAGGAAATCGTGAGGCAAGGACTGTCGGTATACGAAGTCGATACCGCGCTTCTGCGGGACTTGCGGCCCGACCTCATCTTGACCCAATCGCAATGCGCGGTCTGCGCGGTCACCCCTGCCGATCTGGAAGAAGCACTCGGCGACTGGATCGGAACCGCCCCGACGCTGCTGTCGCTGGCACCCGATACATTGGAAGATGTATGGAGCGATTTCGCTAAGGTCGCCGAAGCGGCGGGAATTCCCGAGCGTGCATCATCGGTCGTCGGTGACTTGAAGGAGCGGATGTCAGGGCTATCCCGAAGTAGCGCGGAGAGGATGGATCGCCCGCGTGTCGCCGCGATCGAATGGATCGATCCGCTGATGGCCGCAGGAAACTGGGTACCCGAACTAATCGAGGCGGCCGGCGGTCACCCATTGTTCGCGCGAGCCGGAGAACATTCCTCGTGGCTGAATTGGGACGACTTGATTGCCGCCGATCCCGATCTGATCGTTGCGATGCCCTGCGGATATCTGTTGCCACAAACGCTCGCCGATCTGGGGTCGCTCGTCGACCACTTCGGTTGGAAAGACCTTACCGCGGTTCGCAAAGGGAAGGTCTTTGCCGTTGATGGCCACCATCTTTTCAATCGTCCTGGCCCACGACTCGTCGAGTCGGCTGAACTGATCGCGCAGTTGGTTGGGGCGACGCCAACACAGGCATTGGAGATGGGACGGGATTGGATCTCCATCGATGGGGTTTGA
- a CDS encoding TonB-dependent siderophore receptor: MKYIHLSLLSSVLLPAPSLAQTIDPAADPETSNTSIVVTGNRATDPMPLDRIGGSVTVLDEQILDRRQVREVSDVLRDVPGVAVGRVPGQTQLRLRGAEANHTLVLVDGIEVSDPYAGEFDFGTLIADEASRIEVLRGQQSAIYGSDAIGGVIQYITLDGRDAPGAVARIEAGSFGMVNGAARIAGYSGDLDYALSATLNTTDGTPGARNGTRDLANDSGAVSLKTTFAPSTNARLTGVLRYARTNAEFNDSDSDPGSPTFGFQVDSPGNRFENEAIYVLIRGELDLLDDRWTQAFSAQIADTRRDGFASTGRSYGSEGQRLKGSYDTTLRIEAGGLTHRVTAALDVERERFRNTDPTGFAFTGRRQIDNVGLVGQYAIDLGDRASASASIRRDWNDQFADTTTYRLQASYRIAAATRVRGAVGSGVKNPSFYELYGFVDGRFIGNPDLRPEKSSGWEIGIDQSLFGERASIGVTYFESELDEEIFTSFPPPNFVASPGNRDTVSKRNGVEVFGEARFAEAWRVNGAYTYLRSHEDGAREVRRPSHTASLAVDWRAPKDAGGVTLVARYNGETIDSAFIDPSFVPVRVQLDDYFLLNVNADVRVMDNVELFGRVENLTAADYEDVFSFATPGRSFAIGARARF; this comes from the coding sequence ATGAAATACATTCACCTGTCGCTTCTGTCTTCCGTGCTTCTGCCGGCTCCATCGCTCGCTCAGACCATCGATCCCGCTGCCGATCCAGAGACATCCAACACCTCGATCGTCGTCACCGGGAACCGCGCCACCGATCCCATGCCGCTCGACCGGATCGGCGGATCGGTCACCGTCCTCGACGAGCAAATCCTCGACCGGAGGCAAGTCCGCGAGGTGTCCGACGTGCTCCGCGACGTCCCAGGGGTCGCGGTCGGACGGGTTCCCGGTCAGACACAGCTTCGGTTGCGCGGTGCTGAAGCCAACCATACGCTCGTCCTCGTTGACGGGATCGAGGTGTCGGATCCCTATGCCGGCGAGTTCGATTTCGGAACGCTTATCGCCGACGAGGCTTCGCGGATCGAGGTGCTGCGCGGACAGCAGAGCGCGATCTACGGGTCGGACGCGATCGGCGGCGTCATCCAGTACATCACTCTCGACGGCCGCGATGCGCCCGGGGCGGTCGCGCGGATCGAAGCCGGTTCGTTCGGCATGGTGAACGGTGCTGCCCGGATCGCTGGATATAGTGGCGATCTCGACTACGCGCTGTCCGCCACACTCAATACCACCGATGGCACGCCAGGCGCCCGGAACGGCACGCGCGATCTTGCGAACGACAGTGGTGCGGTCTCGCTGAAGACGACGTTCGCGCCATCAACCAATGCACGCCTCACTGGTGTATTACGCTACGCGCGCACCAATGCCGAATTCAACGACAGCGATTCCGATCCGGGAAGTCCGACCTTCGGATTCCAGGTCGATAGCCCCGGCAACCGCTTCGAGAACGAGGCTATCTATGTGCTCATCAGGGGCGAGCTAGACTTGCTCGACGATCGCTGGACCCAAGCGTTTTCGGCCCAGATCGCGGATACCCGGCGCGACGGTTTCGCTTCGACTGGACGCAGCTATGGCAGCGAGGGCCAGAGGTTGAAAGGGTCCTACGATACGACGTTGCGTATCGAGGCTGGCGGTCTGACCCACCGGGTCACGGCGGCTCTCGATGTCGAACGCGAACGCTTCCGTAACACCGATCCGACCGGCTTCGCATTCACCGGTCGCCGACAGATCGACAATGTCGGTCTCGTCGGCCAGTATGCGATCGATCTCGGAGACCGAGCGAGCGCGTCCGCATCCATCCGCAGGGACTGGAACGACCAGTTCGCCGATACAACCACGTACAGGCTTCAGGCGAGCTATCGGATCGCTGCGGCTACGCGAGTGCGCGGGGCCGTCGGATCGGGGGTGAAGAACCCCTCGTTCTACGAACTATATGGGTTCGTGGACGGCCGTTTCATCGGCAATCCCGACCTCAGGCCCGAGAAGTCGAGCGGATGGGAGATCGGGATCGACCAGTCGCTGTTCGGTGAGCGCGCTTCAATCGGGGTCACCTATTTCGAGAGCGAACTGGACGAAGAGATCTTCACTTCTTTTCCGCCCCCGAACTTCGTCGCCAGCCCTGGCAATCGCGATACCGTATCCAAGAGAAACGGCGTCGAAGTGTTCGGCGAGGCGCGCTTCGCGGAAGCTTGGCGCGTCAATGGAGCCTACACCTATCTGCGTTCCCACGAGGATGGCGCGCGCGAAGTGCGGCGGCCCTCCCATACCGCCAGCCTGGCTGTCGACTGGCGCGCTCCCAAGGATGCCGGAGGGGTCACGCTCGTTGCGCGCTACAATGGAGAGACGATCGACAGCGCTTTCATCGATCCCTCGTTCGTGCCGGTTCGCGTGCAACTGGACGACTACTTTCTGCTGAACGTCAACGCCGACGTGAGGGTGATGGATAATGTCGAGCTGTTCGGCCGAGTCGAGAATTTGACGGCCGCCGATTACGAGGATGTCTTCAGTTTCGCGACGCCCGGACGCTCGTTCGCCATTGGCGCGCGCGCGCGTTTCTAA